One region of Exiguobacterium acetylicum genomic DNA includes:
- a CDS encoding putative bifunctional diguanylate cyclase/phosphodiesterase: MNTQRRSSNSLQYHREIRANYQLFGMIIFVLTSCGAVLYIVANVFSRSGLNGEDWTRALVIASAGIVQYFIGKSSLSDRLKPHMMSSIFLLIPYIYYPFIDRGVQTVWACALLFILASLVVINRTMLLYATSITTISLLYIWYQTPSLENVTMFASDHIARIGLILIATIISLLIHNQYVTRLERNIDYLARLQEQAFTDTVTGLSNRSSFVIEVDKKKREGDMICLVDLDDFKTVNDAFGYRTGDRTLHIIGRRLMNRFPDCTIAKASGSAFLLHAPNHYDARTLCDDILSSVSERVQIDFKQINVTASIGVSYVNDETTDHVINDAEIALFTAKSNRKNTYAITDLATQNERKRALQLTRDLYDAELDRDFFILFQPQVNAKTRQITGVEALIRWNHPEYGLVPPNEFIPLAERTRFIETLGVWVMRQACFQGKAWLEEGKEPLTISVNVSPWELRQSDFMDRVLAILKQSGFPPSLLEIEMTEHIFIEGTEQIIETLNALHLYGIRIALDDFGTGFSSMQSLVELPFDQLKIPKEIVQEAIHSEKKRAMIETIIQLGKRLDMTIVAEGIELEEEAALLERLGCHTLQGYLFHRPLQPRQLEHFLTMYREG; encoded by the coding sequence GTGAATACACAGCGACGTTCTTCCAATAGTCTTCAATATCATCGAGAGATTCGAGCAAATTATCAATTGTTCGGGATGATCATTTTTGTATTGACGAGTTGTGGTGCCGTTTTATATATCGTTGCCAACGTATTTAGTCGTTCTGGTCTGAACGGGGAGGATTGGACACGTGCACTCGTCATTGCAAGTGCTGGAATCGTGCAGTATTTCATCGGTAAAAGTTCGTTGTCAGATCGTTTAAAACCTCATATGATGTCGAGTATTTTTTTATTGATTCCTTATATTTATTATCCATTCATCGATCGGGGAGTCCAGACGGTTTGGGCATGCGCGCTACTTTTCATTTTAGCGTCCCTTGTTGTTATTAACCGAACGATGTTGTTATACGCAACGAGCATCACGACGATCTCCCTGCTCTATATTTGGTATCAAACCCCTTCATTAGAAAACGTTACGATGTTTGCATCTGATCATATCGCACGAATTGGACTTATCTTAATTGCGACGATCATCAGTTTATTGATCCACAATCAATACGTCACCCGTCTTGAACGTAATATTGACTACTTAGCACGTTTACAAGAACAAGCATTTACGGATACTGTGACAGGTTTGTCGAACCGTTCTTCTTTTGTCATAGAAGTGGACAAGAAAAAACGAGAAGGCGACATGATTTGTCTTGTTGATCTGGATGATTTTAAAACCGTCAATGATGCTTTTGGTTACCGGACAGGTGACCGCACTTTGCACATCATTGGTCGTCGGTTAATGAATCGCTTTCCGGATTGTACGATTGCGAAAGCGAGTGGAAGTGCTTTTTTACTGCATGCTCCAAACCATTATGATGCACGAACACTTTGTGACGATATTTTATCGAGTGTATCAGAGCGCGTTCAAATTGACTTTAAACAGATTAACGTCACTGCAAGTATCGGTGTTTCCTATGTAAATGACGAAACGACGGACCATGTCATTAATGATGCGGAGATTGCCTTGTTCACAGCTAAATCCAATCGGAAAAATACGTATGCCATTACAGATTTAGCGACACAAAATGAACGAAAACGGGCGCTTCAATTAACACGCGACTTGTACGATGCAGAGCTGGATCGAGACTTTTTTATTTTATTTCAACCTCAGGTCAATGCAAAAACGCGTCAAATTACAGGAGTCGAAGCATTAATTCGTTGGAATCATCCGGAATATGGTCTCGTTCCGCCAAATGAGTTCATTCCACTTGCGGAGCGGACACGTTTCATTGAGACATTAGGCGTTTGGGTCATGCGTCAAGCTTGTTTCCAAGGAAAAGCATGGTTGGAAGAGGGGAAGGAGCCGTTAACGATTTCCGTGAATGTCTCACCGTGGGAATTACGTCAATCTGATTTTATGGATCGCGTATTGGCAATCTTAAAACAGTCTGGCTTCCCTCCGTCATTACTTGAAATCGAGATGACAGAACATATCTTCATTGAAGGCACAGAGCAAATCATCGAGACATTAAATGCCCTCCATTTATACGGGATCCGGATTGCGCTCGATGACTTCGGAACAGGCTTTTCATCAATGCAATCATTAGTGGAGTTACCGTTCGATCAATTGAAGATTCCAAAAGAAATCGTTCAAGAAGCCATTCATTCAGAGAAGAAACGAGCGATGATCGAGACGATCATTCAGTTAGGGAAGCGATTAGATATGACAATCGTAGCTGAAGGGATTGAACTAGAAGAAGAGGCGGCATTGCTCGAGCGACTGGGATGTCATACGTTGCAAGGATATCTCTTCCATCGCCCGTTACAACCAAGACAATTAGAACACTTTTTAACGATGTATCGAGAAGGTTGA
- a CDS encoding FMN-dependent NADH-azoreductase yields the protein MSHLLFIEANDSTHQKKGISSELNDAFLNAYRETHPDDTVTVLNLFEERLPFFDLKLASAAGRLFKGEELTGEDATHAQRLQEYLNGFLDADKVVFSFPMWNLTVPAPLHNYMDYLAQAGQTFRYTAEGSIGLVEDKQVLLIHSRGGDYSTKEKAPSEHAVRYMLDLLAFFGIEDVSTVILEGHQQYPERASELIEQALQECRQFGRKF from the coding sequence ATGTCACATTTACTATTCATCGAAGCGAACGATAGCACACATCAAAAAAAAGGCATTAGCTCTGAATTGAACGATGCCTTTTTGAACGCGTATCGTGAAACACATCCGGATGATACAGTTACGGTTTTAAATTTATTTGAAGAACGTCTTCCCTTCTTCGATTTGAAACTGGCGAGCGCGGCAGGTCGCCTCTTTAAAGGCGAGGAATTAACTGGAGAGGATGCGACACATGCACAGCGACTTCAGGAGTATTTAAACGGTTTCTTAGATGCCGATAAGGTCGTCTTCTCATTTCCGATGTGGAACTTGACGGTTCCGGCACCGCTGCACAATTATATGGATTACCTTGCTCAAGCTGGTCAAACATTTCGTTATACGGCCGAAGGTTCGATTGGACTTGTTGAAGACAAACAAGTGCTGTTGATTCATTCACGCGGTGGTGATTACTCGACGAAAGAGAAAGCACCGAGTGAACACGCTGTTCGCTACATGCTAGATCTATTGGCATTTTTCGGTATTGAGGATGTATCGACTGTCATTCTCGAGGGACATCAGCAATATCCGGAACGTGCCTCTGAATTAATCGAACAAGCGCTTCAAGAGTGCCGACAATTCGGTCGTAAGTTTTAA
- a CDS encoding helix-turn-helix domain-containing protein gives MDHLPVSIGYEIKRIRKEKKITQAELCEGICSQAEISKIENGKNSPTIDLLQQVAKRLKVPLSMLFQDHLRSDVFQTYDEQLAELLRTNQYVDALKMIEHVLSTVDFEEVRDLAAYYQVIVQEKSSQLHYLKAIQLLERLVNKEHLWFESAILYIRIQMAIANLYVEHGDFDLAEGIFQVLIQSNYPSIELKKVRIKILYNYGQQLSRQKKYLAGLKITEQGIQESLQIEDGHFLGHFYYQRGYFTQQLNGDLSAIQRDFTMAYSVFRAFDMPLHEKLLLEEHAEYVLFPT, from the coding sequence ATGGATCACTTACCCGTCTCGATTGGTTATGAAATCAAGCGAATTCGAAAAGAAAAAAAGATTACACAAGCAGAATTGTGTGAAGGCATTTGTAGCCAAGCTGAAATCAGTAAAATCGAAAATGGTAAGAATTCACCCACCATCGATTTGCTACAACAAGTCGCAAAACGATTAAAGGTACCATTGTCGATGTTGTTTCAAGATCATTTACGAAGTGATGTTTTTCAAACGTATGACGAGCAATTAGCAGAACTATTGCGGACTAACCAATACGTTGATGCCTTAAAGATGATCGAACATGTTCTTTCAACGGTAGATTTTGAGGAAGTTCGTGATTTGGCAGCATATTATCAAGTCATCGTTCAGGAAAAAAGTAGTCAACTTCACTACTTAAAAGCCATTCAATTGCTCGAACGATTAGTTAATAAAGAACACCTTTGGTTTGAATCAGCTATTCTGTATATAAGAATTCAGATGGCGATAGCGAATTTGTATGTTGAACACGGTGACTTCGATTTAGCGGAGGGTATCTTCCAGGTATTGATTCAATCGAATTATCCATCCATCGAATTGAAAAAGGTTCGCATCAAGATTTTATATAACTATGGACAACAACTTTCTAGGCAAAAAAAATACCTTGCCGGTCTAAAAATCACCGAACAAGGTATTCAAGAGAGTCTTCAAATAGAAGATGGTCATTTCTTAGGTCACTTTTATTATCAGCGAGGATATTTCACTCAACAACTGAATGGCGATCTTTCAGCTATCCAACGCGATTTTACGATGGCCTATTCCGTCTTTCGAGCATTTGATATGCCACTTCATGAAAAGCTGCTTCTGGAAGAACATGCAGAGTACGTTCTCTTCCCCACTTAA
- a CDS encoding helix-turn-helix domain-containing protein has protein sequence MRIESFGKQIKQLRIEKNLTQKELAKGVCSQAELSKIENGKIMPTIDLVQRLSQKLYISMDQIFIDSNEVKLFQDYDVQLSDFSRQRRYDEMLEFMKRLPTSLPPSVQLLIQYFEWVAREGKKDIDYRTCISQLLRLSDEHQMEIEYPVLYLRIRMSVANYYYLNGQYPYARKIYEDLLTYEYSTYALKKLQCKIIYNHAQQLYFQNDFKTGLQVTEQGICLSIERKDTAMLGHFFYQRGCFYEELNYPKCDIHDAFTLAYSLFTAFGNDNHAALVLKGKKQFLHFQM, from the coding sequence TTGCGTATCGAGTCATTTGGTAAACAGATAAAACAACTACGAATCGAGAAAAATTTAACACAAAAAGAATTAGCAAAGGGTGTATGTAGTCAAGCGGAATTAAGTAAGATTGAAAATGGAAAAATAATGCCAACGATCGATCTTGTTCAACGTTTGTCTCAAAAATTATATATTTCAATGGATCAAATCTTTATCGATTCAAATGAAGTAAAGCTATTTCAGGACTATGACGTACAACTGTCGGACTTTTCTAGGCAACGTCGTTATGATGAGATGCTAGAATTTATGAAACGTTTACCGACTAGTCTTCCTCCTTCCGTTCAATTATTGATTCAATATTTTGAATGGGTCGCTCGCGAAGGTAAAAAAGATATCGATTACCGGACATGTATCTCCCAATTGCTTCGCTTATCGGATGAACACCAAATGGAAATAGAGTATCCTGTTCTTTATTTACGTATTCGAATGTCGGTCGCGAATTATTATTATTTGAACGGTCAATATCCATATGCACGAAAAATCTACGAAGATTTATTAACGTATGAGTATTCGACATACGCACTCAAAAAATTACAGTGTAAAATTATATATAATCATGCGCAACAGTTGTATTTTCAAAATGACTTTAAAACAGGGCTACAGGTTACTGAACAAGGAATTTGTTTATCCATCGAACGAAAAGATACAGCGATGTTAGGACATTTCTTTTATCAAAGAGGATGTTTCTATGAAGAATTGAATTATCCAAAGTGTGATATTCATGATGCGTTTACTCTTGCCTATTCCCTATTTACTGCCTTTGGCAATGATAATCATGCCGCGTTAGTCTTAAAAGGAAAAAAACAATTTCTCCACTTTCAAATGTGA